The Novosphingobium sp. P6W DNA window GCCGCCGAACCAAGCAAGGCGTCCCCAAAGGCTGCCGTTTCGCTCAGTGATAGCCTTCATGGCCGACCTTTCCGCGAAACACCCAATAGGCCCATGCCGTATAGGCTAGAATGATCGGCACCATGATGCACACTCCAACCAGCAGGAATTCCAGGCTGCTCTTGGGTGCGCCTGCGGCCTGGATCGTAACGACACCGGGGATGATATCCGGAAAAATGCTTATTCCAAGGCCGATGAAAGACAGAAGGAATAGGCCCAGGGAGATCAGAAACGGCATACGCTCCTGGCGCATCGTAAGGCCGCGAAAGAGGAGCGCGGTTCCGATTACAACCAGCAGCGGCACCTGTGCGGTAGCAAGCACGCCCGGCATCGCAAACCAGTGCCGCCAATATTCCATCTTCAAAAACGGCGTCGCCGCGCTCACTCCCGCGAGGCACAATACCACCGTTATCGCCAGCCACCGGGCGAAGCGATATGCCCGCTCCTGCATGGCGCCCTCGGTACGCATAATCAGCCAGGTCGAGCCCAGTAACCCGTATCCTGCCACTGTACTGCCGCCCGTCAGCAGGCTGAACGGCGTCGCCCAGTCCCACCAGCCGCCGGCATAACTTCGGCCCGCCACGTGGATCCCCTGTAACAGCGCACCGATGATCATGCCTTGTGCTAGCGCTGCTACTATTGATCCGGCGAAAAAGCCCAGATCCCAGAAGGGTTGGTGACGGGGGTCACGCCAGCGAAACTCGAACGAGACACCCCGAAAAACTAGGCCCAGCAGCATAGCAGTGATCGGCGCATATAGCGCAGACATGATCAGCGAGTATGCCAGAGGAAAAGCGGCCATCAGGCTGCCGCCGCCCAGTACGAGCCAGGTTTCGTTTCCGTCCCAGACTGGTGCAATGGAGTTCATCGCGCTGTCGCGGGACCTTCCCCGCTCCAGAAACGGGAACAGGATCCCGACCCCGAGATCGAACCCGTCCATGACGACATAAGCGAAAACGGCAAAGGCGATGATGAACGCCCAGGTGGTTGTAAGATCGGGACTATAGCTCATGGCTCGTGCTCCCCGTGTTAGCTGCCACGATCACCGCAGGCGCGGGCGTAATGCCAGCGGTACGGATTGGACCTTTGAGGCCTGCAATCGCAGGCTGTTCGCCTGCTTCCGGTGTCCTGTTCATCATTTTAAGCAGATACCAAAGACCCGTTCCGAAAACGACGAAGTAGACGATGGCGAAGGCCACAAGGGAGGCTGCAACCGCCGGCGCTGCGAGCGGCGAGACTGAGTCTGCTGTCCGCAGCAGGCCGTAGACAGTAAATGGTTGGCGTCCGACTTCGGTCGTTGTCCAGCCCGCCAGGACGGCCACGGTCCCGGCTGGTCCCATTGCCAGGGCGAAGCGGTGCAGCCAAGGCGATGACCAAAGTTTGCCCCGTGTGCGCGCTATCAAAGCGGCAGCGCCGAGTGCGATCATCAAAAGACCTAGTCCGACCATCACCCGGAATGACCAGAATACGATCGGTACCGGCGGCCAATTCTGGCGCGGTACCGTGTCAAGGCCGGCGAGGGGGGCGTTTGGGTCGTGGCGCAGTACGAGCGATGACACTTTGGGAAGGCCGATCGCATAGCGAAGCTTGCCAGCCTGCTGGTCAGGGATCCCGAACAAATAAAGCGGCGCGCCATGGGGGTGGCTCTCAAAATGACCTTCCATAGCCATAATCTTGGCAGGCTCGTGTTCGAGGGTGTTGAGGCCTTGGGTGTCGCCGGCGATCGCTTGGAGCGGCGCAACGATGAGGACCATCCACATTGCCATAGAGAACATCACACGCGCGTGCGGCTCTGCGGCGTCGCGCAGCAGGTGCCAGGCGCCGACCGCGCCGACGATTAGCGAGGTTGTCAAATAAGCGCCGAGCACGGTGTGAACGATCCGGTATGGGAAGCTTGGGTTGAACACGATCCGCCACCAGTCGACTGGTATGAATTGGCCTGCGGCGTTCATCGCAAAGCCTACCGGGGTGTGCATCCAACTATTAGCCGAGATAATCCAGAAGGAGGAGATCAACGTGCCTATTGCGACGAGAACCGTGGCTGCGAAATGCAGCCGAGGCCCGACCCGGGTCATGCCGAACAGCATCACTCCGAGAAAGCCGGCTTCGAGGAAAAACGCGGTCAGCACTTCATAGCCCATCAGCGGACCGATGATGCTTCCCGTCTTATCGGAAAATACGGCCCAGTTGGTACCGAATTGATAGGACATCACGATGCCGGACACGACGCCCATCGCGAACACTATTGCGAAGATCTTTAGCCAAAAGCGGAACAGTCCAAGATAGACCGATTGGCCGGTCTTCAGCCAAATACCCTCAAGAACGGCCAAGTAGCTCGCTAACCCGATTGAAAAGCTCGGGAATACGAAATGGAACATCACCGTGAAGGCGAATTGTGCGCGGGACAGCGTCACGGCGGTTTCAGTGTCGGCCATCGCTGCCCTATCTCCCTGTTATATCCGCTAAAGCGAATTCGCTGCCCGATTGGCTGCCGCTGCCGTGAGGAAACCGACGGGTTCGTCCGTCGAGTCGGAAGCGCTTGCGTGTAACAGGTAATATTGTGCGGCTCTTCTTGCGGCCATCATACGGGTGTATGGGCTCCCCTGGGCTGGGGGCGAGGAGCTTGAAGCGCTCCGCTGTAACGCTAGCAGATCGCCTACAACGGATACCGCTGCGGAGCCAGCAGAGCGCTCAGGCACCATACTACCGTATCATTCGAGCCCGACCAATGCGTGATGGCCCTGGTACGCGCGGTAGGCGATCCTTCCAGTCTCGCTCGGGGACGCGTCTGCGTCCACGACACTCGAAGGAACAAGTGAATGCGAAAACTTCTACTCGCGCTTTTTGCGCTCACGGGCGTCGCCAGCAGTCTACCGGCGGTCGCTCAAGACGCGCCCCGTCCGGTCATTGTTCTCGTGCACGGCGCGTTTGCAGGGTCGTCCAGTTGGGCCGGCGTCATCGCTCGACTGGAGAAGTCGGGTTACAGGGTCATCGCGGCCGCCAACGGGCTGCGCAGCGTCAAGGAAGACGCAGCACCAATCGCGGCACTGGTGCATTCGATCCAGGGTCCGGTCGTGCTCGTCGGCCATTCGTACGGAGGCCCGGTGATCACGGCGGCTGCCGAGGGCAATGGCAACGTAAAGGCTCTCGTCTACGTCTCGGCTTTTGCGCCAGACGTCGGCGAAAACGCGCTGGGCCTGAGCGGGCAGTTTCCCGGAAGCACTCTGGGAGACACCTTGACCAGCGTTCCGCTTCCCAATGGGGGCGAAGATCTCTATGTCGAGAGCAGCAAATTCCATCAGCAGTTCGCAGGCGACGTTTCCGATGCGACGGCCGCAGTCATGGCAGCGACGCAACGTCCCGTGACCAAGGCCGCGCTGAGCGAGCCGACCACGACCGCAACGTGGAAGACGATCCCGAACTACGCGATCTATGGGACGGCCGACAAAAACATCCCGCCGGCTGCGATGAAATTCATGGCAGAACGCTCGCACGCAAAAAAGACAGTGGTGGTACCAGGCGCGTCGCATTCCATCATGGTGTCGCACCCTGCTGAAGTCGAATCGCTGATCGAGGCCGCAGCAACGGCGCGTTGAGTAGCGCCAGCGCGTCAATCTCGTCGCACCTAAAGCGTTGCAACATGTGAAGCGTGTCCGTGTCGACGGGTACGCTTCACTTGTATTAGCTGTCAAAGCGGACGTACTGTATAAATATACAGACCGGCGGGACAGAATCCGGAGTGATGCGGGCCGCCATCCGATAACAAAAAAGGGCCGATCTTCGATCGGCCCTAGTTGGGAGAGGATGCCCTTGGGGCAAAGCCGGTGTGGCGCACTGCCGGCAACGCGTCTATTCACCGATGGTCGGTACTGTTCGATACGTTCGTAGGGGATCGGGCAGGTCAAACAGACCGGAATGCCTAGCCAACATTAAACTACCCTTGCGTCTTAGAAGCGCTGGCTTGGATCGACGGACCGACGATTGAAAAATTGCCAACCGCATGCGCGACCAACCCGCCGTCGCGACTTCGAACATCGCCGCCGACATATACGGTCCTTCGACCGAGATTGATCACGCGGCCGGTG harbors:
- the cydB gene encoding cytochrome d ubiquinol oxidase subunit II is translated as MSYSPDLTTTWAFIIAFAVFAYVVMDGFDLGVGILFPFLERGRSRDSAMNSIAPVWDGNETWLVLGGGSLMAAFPLAYSLIMSALYAPITAMLLGLVFRGVSFEFRWRDPRHQPFWDLGFFAGSIVAALAQGMIIGALLQGIHVAGRSYAGGWWDWATPFSLLTGGSTVAGYGLLGSTWLIMRTEGAMQERAYRFARWLAITVVLCLAGVSAATPFLKMEYWRHWFAMPGVLATAQVPLLVVIGTALLFRGLTMRQERMPFLISLGLFLLSFIGLGISIFPDIIPGVVTIQAAGAPKSSLEFLLVGVCIMVPIILAYTAWAYWVFRGKVGHEGYH
- a CDS encoding cytochrome ubiquinol oxidase subunit I, whose amino-acid sequence is MADTETAVTLSRAQFAFTVMFHFVFPSFSIGLASYLAVLEGIWLKTGQSVYLGLFRFWLKIFAIVFAMGVVSGIVMSYQFGTNWAVFSDKTGSIIGPLMGYEVLTAFFLEAGFLGVMLFGMTRVGPRLHFAATVLVAIGTLISSFWIISANSWMHTPVGFAMNAAGQFIPVDWWRIVFNPSFPYRIVHTVLGAYLTTSLIVGAVGAWHLLRDAAEPHARVMFSMAMWMVLIVAPLQAIAGDTQGLNTLEHEPAKIMAMEGHFESHPHGAPLYLFGIPDQQAGKLRYAIGLPKVSSLVLRHDPNAPLAGLDTVPRQNWPPVPIVFWSFRVMVGLGLLMIALGAAALIARTRGKLWSSPWLHRFALAMGPAGTVAVLAGWTTTEVGRQPFTVYGLLRTADSVSPLAAPAVAASLVAFAIVYFVVFGTGLWYLLKMMNRTPEAGEQPAIAGLKGPIRTAGITPAPAVIVAANTGSTSHEL
- a CDS encoding alpha/beta fold hydrolase encodes the protein MRKLLLALFALTGVASSLPAVAQDAPRPVIVLVHGAFAGSSSWAGVIARLEKSGYRVIAAANGLRSVKEDAAPIAALVHSIQGPVVLVGHSYGGPVITAAAEGNGNVKALVYVSAFAPDVGENALGLSGQFPGSTLGDTLTSVPLPNGGEDLYVESSKFHQQFAGDVSDATAAVMAATQRPVTKAALSEPTTTATWKTIPNYAIYGTADKNIPPAAMKFMAERSHAKKTVVVPGASHSIMVSHPAEVESLIEAAATAR